One genomic segment of Thunnus albacares chromosome 18, fThuAlb1.1, whole genome shotgun sequence includes these proteins:
- the LOC122968956 gene encoding proteinase-activated receptor 2-like, whose product QWVFLFRTKKKRPSSIYMANLALADLLFVIWVPLKISYHFNGNNWIYREGLCKVLVAFFYSNMYCSITFITCISVQRYWAVVHPLSEQQTNNCVAVAVSITVWVVVWLITIPLYLHDQQVRITNFNPKILTCHDVTRQSQVKIAAGYFLTMGTLGFVVPTIVCIISYILMLKALRNSMTDAAITKKRRKAVFLIITVLVMFLVCFTPSNIMLLVHYILLLGKADNNLYGFYITTLCLASLNSCIDPFVYYFISKDFRDHVKNTFLCRSERTVKRMKVSFKAPKNSQEQHTMPKSGNTQSTEC is encoded by the coding sequence CAATGGGTATTCCTCTTCAGGACCAAGAAAAAGCGCCCGTCGTCAATCTACATGGCAAACCTGGCTCTGGCTGACTTGCTCTTTGTAATCTGGGTCCCCCTGAAGATATCATACCACTTCAACGGCAACAACTGGATCTACAGAGAAGGGCTGTGCAAAGTGCTGGTGGCGTTTTTCTACAGCAACATGTACTGCTCCATCACCTTTATCACCTGCATAAGTGTCCAGCGTTACTGGGCGGTGGTCCACCCACTGTCTGAGCAGCAGACAAACAACTGTGTAGCTGTTGCCGTCTCCATCACAGTCTGGGTGGTGGTCTGGCTTATCACCATCCCTCTCTACCTGCATGACCAACAGGTCAGAATAACAAACTTCAATCCAAAAATCCTTACCTGCCATGATGTCACCAGGCAAAGTCAGGTGAAAATAGCAGCTGGCTACTTCCTGACAATGGGAACTCTGGGATTTGTTGTTCCCACTATTGTGTGTATCATATCCTACATCCTCATGCTCAAAGCTCTCAGGAACAGCATGACAGATGCTGCCATCACCAAGAAGCGACGGAAGGCTGTGTTCTTGATCATCACAGTGTTGGTTATGTTTTTAGTGTGCTTCACCCCCAGTAACATCATGCTACTGGTACACTATATCCTCCTGTTGGGCAAGGCCGACAACAACCTGTACGGATTTTACATCACCACCCTGTGCCTGGCTAGTCTCAACAGCTGCATCGACCCTTTTGTTTACTACTTTATCTCCAAGGACTTCAGGGATCATGTGAAGAACACGTTCCTCTGCAGGAGCGAGAGGACAGTGAAGAGGATGAAGGTGTCCTTCAAGGCTCCGAAAAACTCACAAGAGCAACACACCATGCCTAagtcaggaaacacacagagcactgaATGCTAG